From a region of the Fusarium verticillioides 7600 chromosome 9, whole genome shotgun sequence genome:
- a CDS encoding glutathione S-transferase, which translates to MTYSLFIGNKRYSSWSMRPWVLLKALDIPFDEKLNLFKPGRRQPDFLAFSPTGKVPCLHDGETSIVVWDSLAICEYIAEKYPAAWPTDAAARAFARSAAAEMHSSFDAIRDECSMNVGLRIELGTPSEALQKDINRFNELFKEGLDKFGGPWLAGDKFTIVDAMYAPVASRVKTFGIELDGAAKEYSDRLFEHEAVQAWIQGGIEETSREPGHEDDCVRGRKILKDLTKE; encoded by the coding sequence ATGACCTATTCACTCTTCATCGGCAATAAGCGCTACTCGTCTTGGTCAATGCGACCCTGGGTTCTTCTCAAAGCCCTCGACATCCCCTtcgacgagaagctcaacctcttcaaacCTGGTCGTCGTCAACCCGACTTCCTCGCCTTTTCACCAACAGGAAAAGTCCCCTgtcttcatgatggagaaacTTCAATTGTTGTTTGGGACTCGTTAGCTATCTGCGAGTACATCGCGGAGAAATACCCCGCTGCTTGGCCGACTGACGCAGCAGCACGTGCTTTTGCTCGTAGCGCCGCTGCGGAAATGCACTCTAGCTTTGACGCCATTCGCGATGAGTGCTCTATGAACGTTGGGTTAAGAATTGAGCTTGGAACACCGAGTGAGGCGCTCCAGAAGGATATCAACCGCTTCAATGAGCTTTTTAAAGAGGGGCTGGATAAGTTTGGTGGACCGTGGTTGGCGGGTGATAAATTCACGATCGTGGATGCTATGTATGCTCCTGTCGCTTCGAGGGTCAAGACTTTTGGTATTGAGCTGGATGGTGCGGCGAAGGAGTATTCTGATCGGTTGTTTGAGCATGAGGCTGTGCAGGCGTGGATTCAGGGCGGTATTGAGGAGACGAGTAGAGAGCCTGGCCACGAGGATGATTGTGTGAGAGGTCGAAAGATTCTGAAGGACTTGACCAAGGAGTAA